A genomic stretch from uncultured Pseudodesulfovibrio sp. includes:
- a CDS encoding FAD-dependent oxidoreductase, whose protein sequence is MPVIGVQRIIDPESAEDILKNGKADLVALGRGLIADPDWTNKAREGRADDIRKCIGCLQGCIGTQMTAGFANCLQNPEAGRETEMHITQAAPSKRVLVIGGGPAGLETALIAAQRGHDVTLCEKGKKLGGQWNLAFVPPGKNDFRWVVDWRVDQINKLNNVTVITDCEVDQEMVNAFAPDVTVIATGSIPLIPAIPGAQNDSVITAHDILGGKSINGQTVAVIGGGATGCETANALAAEGKKVTLVEVLPDIGIGEVPARKVWLIKSLAQQGVTIETNTKVDEIATSGELFVVQEGQRKNLGEFDAFVMATGVSSHNPLRGISSDVAGETYVVGDAYLMPTNGLDALHHASEIARTI, encoded by the coding sequence GTGCCAGTCATCGGTGTGCAGCGCATCATTGACCCCGAAAGTGCGGAAGACATTCTGAAAAATGGAAAGGCCGATCTGGTCGCGTTGGGTCGGGGACTGATCGCCGACCCGGACTGGACCAATAAAGCGCGTGAAGGCAGGGCCGACGACATTCGCAAATGCATTGGCTGCCTGCAAGGTTGCATCGGAACGCAAATGACTGCCGGCTTTGCAAATTGCCTGCAAAATCCAGAGGCTGGCAGAGAAACCGAAATGCACATTACTCAAGCTGCCCCATCCAAACGAGTTCTGGTGATCGGTGGCGGCCCTGCCGGATTGGAAACAGCCCTGATTGCTGCCCAGCGAGGACATGACGTCACCCTTTGTGAAAAAGGGAAAAAACTTGGAGGACAATGGAATCTTGCCTTTGTGCCTCCTGGCAAAAACGACTTTCGATGGGTTGTTGACTGGCGTGTAGATCAGATCAACAAGTTGAATAATGTGACTGTGATTACGGATTGCGAGGTAGATCAGGAAATGGTCAACGCTTTTGCCCCCGATGTCACCGTCATCGCAACCGGCAGTATCCCTCTCATTCCAGCCATACCCGGCGCACAAAACGACAGTGTCATCACAGCTCACGACATTCTGGGAGGGAAAAGCATCAACGGTCAGACTGTGGCTGTAATTGGGGGTGGCGCAACTGGTTGCGAGACAGCAAACGCCCTTGCTGCCGAAGGGAAAAAGGTGACTCTTGTTGAAGTTCTGCCTGACATAGGCATTGGTGAAGTCCCTGCCCGAAAAGTGTGGCTGATCAAAAGCCTTGCCCAGCAAGGTGTGACCATTGAAACGAACACGAAGGTTGATGAGATCGCAACCTCAGGAGAATTGTTCGTTGTCCAGGAAGGGCAGAGAAAGAACCTTGGAGAATTTGACGCCTTTGTTATGGCGACCGGAGTGAGCAGCCATAATCCACTCCGAGGTATAAGCAGCGACGTGGCAGGAGAAACATATGTTGTCGGTGACGCCTACCTCATGCCGACAAATGGCCTCGACGCCCTGCACCATGCCTCCGAGATAGCAAGGACAATTTAA
- a CDS encoding NADH:flavin oxidoreductase: MQQHFPNLFEPIRIGSMELKNRVALAPMGTGLGNKDDTLSDRLIAFYTRIAQGGAGLITTGVAAVSKNGTVGVGMNSLYDDKYIPGFTALAEAVHAAGAKLSIHLMHGGLEAYPFFTKKKRLVSPSGGIFKPNQMRFKGMELEKTTMISNVMSHEDIQTVGDEFAAAALRAKQAGADAVELNGAQGFLLQQFYSPYFNKRTDEYGGNFLGRMRFPLEVIQKVRSAVGEEFPVIFRMVATEGEGGGIDVADAVVIAQTLEEGGIDALHITAGRGISPTYWSLMMPIAEEGPTRSSIT; this comes from the coding sequence ATGCAACAACACTTTCCCAATCTTTTCGAACCAATACGTATCGGCTCCATGGAACTGAAAAACAGAGTTGCCCTGGCACCAATGGGAACCGGACTCGGCAACAAGGATGACACGTTGTCTGATCGACTTATCGCCTTTTACACCAGGATCGCCCAAGGTGGCGCCGGGTTGATAACGACTGGCGTTGCCGCTGTTTCCAAAAACGGGACCGTGGGAGTGGGCATGAATTCACTCTACGATGATAAATATATACCGGGATTTACTGCTCTGGCCGAAGCGGTACATGCAGCCGGAGCCAAGCTGTCAATTCACCTCATGCACGGCGGACTGGAAGCATACCCTTTCTTTACGAAGAAAAAGCGACTGGTTTCACCGTCTGGCGGCATCTTCAAACCGAACCAAATGCGTTTCAAGGGGATGGAACTGGAAAAAACCACCATGATTTCGAACGTCATGTCCCATGAAGACATACAAACGGTGGGCGACGAATTTGCTGCGGCTGCCCTGAGGGCAAAACAGGCCGGAGCGGACGCCGTGGAACTTAACGGTGCGCAAGGCTTTTTGCTTCAGCAATTCTATTCACCCTATTTCAACAAACGCACTGATGAATATGGAGGGAATTTCCTGGGCAGGATGCGCTTCCCGCTGGAAGTTATTCAAAAAGTCAGGTCTGCCGTAGGCGAAGAGTTTCCGGTCATATTTCGCATGGTGGCGACCGAAGGCGAGGGTGGCGGCATCGACGTCGCTGATGCAGTGGTCATTGCCCAGACTCTGGAAGAAGGCGGAATTGATGCCCTGCACATCACTGCAGGTCGCGGCATTTCGCCAACATATTGGTCTTTGATGATGCCCATTGCCGAAGAAGGACCCACCCGATCATCGATCACATAA
- a CDS encoding carboxymuconolactone decarboxylase family protein, which translates to MQNQGLWLEEFLACRKNYDNENPEVWELTLKTISAAFADGALGSKEKHLMAVAIGVKDHCAPCTLGHLQAAIKAGATKAEILETVGVTISMSGTTAMGGAWMVFKMMEEEGLF; encoded by the coding sequence ATGCAGAATCAAGGACTATGGCTTGAAGAATTCCTGGCCTGCCGAAAAAACTACGACAACGAAAATCCCGAAGTATGGGAGCTCACGCTGAAAACCATCAGCGCTGCATTCGCTGACGGGGCGCTGGGTTCCAAGGAAAAGCATCTTATGGCCGTGGCAATCGGCGTAAAAGACCACTGCGCTCCATGCACACTCGGCCATCTTCAAGCTGCAATCAAGGCCGGAGCGACCAAAGCAGAAATCCTCGAAACTGTCGGCGTAACCATTTCCATGTCCGGCACCACTGCCATGGGCGGAGCCTGGATGGTGTTCAAAATGATGGAAGAAGAGGGACTCTTTTAA
- a CDS encoding heterodisulfide reductase-related iron-sulfur binding cluster, translated as MPCDSNSIQPTLRQHVDVFVNSFFVKGARNHIRKTTYDAPWLNVGIMEKTNCEAFYSSTLFSGMNILSGEDYSLGHGFIHGYLSNSANDQIERAVASLNALDVEEIIFYHDESVRGLEMACNLGLKLRFKPVSLLEWLIRKVKDHDGNVHMIDADAAIQLPCSWSEGDEKNALIEELFRLIGVRRVKRTYDFNDRLCCGSRGYFGLATGHTSKDSEQSEIQAHRNIQDAKQAGAKYLVTTCPYCYASLAVATKEAGMIPIQIEGLASMALYREPLPDGLTFL; from the coding sequence ATGCCATGTGATTCAAATTCAATACAGCCAACGTTAAGACAGCACGTCGACGTCTTCGTCAACAGTTTCTTCGTAAAAGGTGCTCGCAACCATATTCGAAAGACAACATACGACGCACCATGGCTGAACGTAGGCATCATGGAAAAAACCAATTGCGAAGCGTTTTACTCAAGCACTCTGTTCTCAGGAATGAACATTTTAAGTGGTGAGGATTACTCGTTAGGGCACGGTTTCATCCATGGATATTTAAGCAACTCTGCCAACGATCAAATTGAACGGGCTGTTGCCAGCCTCAACGCTTTGGATGTGGAAGAAATAATCTTCTACCATGACGAAAGCGTTCGCGGGCTGGAAATGGCCTGCAACCTGGGCCTGAAGTTGCGGTTCAAACCAGTCTCGCTGTTAGAATGGCTCATCCGCAAGGTCAAAGACCATGACGGAAACGTCCATATGATTGATGCAGACGCCGCAATCCAGCTCCCCTGCTCATGGAGCGAGGGAGATGAAAAAAACGCCCTGATCGAAGAGCTCTTCAGGTTGATTGGCGTGAGGCGCGTCAAAAGGACATACGACTTCAACGACAGATTGTGCTGCGGAAGTCGTGGATACTTTGGTCTCGCCACAGGTCACACCTCGAAGGACTCCGAGCAATCAGAAATCCAGGCACACCGAAACATTCAAGACGCAAAGCAGGCTGGAGCCAAGTACTTGGTTACTACCTGCCCATACTGCTACGCATCGCTCGCCGTCGCGACAAAAGAAGCTGGCATGATTCCGATCCAGATAGAAGGACTTGCAAGCATGGCTCTGTATCGTGAGCCTCTGCCTGACGGACTGACTTTCCTGTAA
- a CDS encoding autotransporter domain-containing protein produces MKFLKLHRSRAFLCFAVILLCSVSLLSISARAAENTGTVTRPLVGNWINSGNVILSGGGVAGAMYTDGIGQNLVNTAEGYIKTPFGDEHGMTALHANSILSNSGIIDTYGNGSNGMYMKVASTGYNYGTITATNDLRGIGMRAEAASTAINYGTIINNEQGRGMSADASTIENRGSVFTRLAGAYGMHGESSSTVTNRGTITTLGGNAYGLSGIDSILTNSGTITNSDAPGLVGGRSIMNNSGTITVQGATTGAIWTTASTLTNSGTIAGYGLGGRAIVASTNSQIYLKTGTTILAGNVHDLDGTNALYLVGSGTVNFNITGNWAEIHKAEVGTWTLTQNVVAQKISLDDGTLALNSGVRLSGSTYNQAAGSTLAVNLNGDGTVPVTVTGLATVAGKLVVDVDGKNMVGDQTIIAAGSVAGNFDSVVSLNPNFSLSTRVDGTDVKLSTPYAPKWDNTALSMTSILASNMAFIQVPTARSQTLLTANDREEEDEYVMVASNGPLVDLVSQKPSKEQRYGVYAKPMFSISERDAFGSALGYDATMVGLEVGADTFVSDNLLLGAFAGYAATGIDFKGNAFAENDTEDQSIYVLGAYGGYRLNDWSFTDTLSFSYGQHDSKRNAGLGETAKGDYNSQLIGNQFLASYRGIGNDTWTLAPELGLNTSYFYRGSFSETDATNAATYDSLGALFIESEVGMRLSGNIVTESATFLPYVKLNWSHDLNGNDITVRQTLGATSAQVTQENDDDNLSLSLGTSIRKGNTSFNLAYTGEASQHSRSHSLSAIARYEF; encoded by the coding sequence ATGAAATTTCTGAAACTGCACCGTTCACGTGCGTTCTTGTGTTTTGCAGTAATACTTCTGTGTTCCGTCTCATTATTATCAATATCGGCAAGGGCCGCTGAGAACACGGGGACAGTGACAAGACCACTCGTAGGCAATTGGATCAACTCCGGAAATGTCATATTGAGTGGTGGTGGAGTGGCTGGAGCAATGTATACAGATGGGATAGGGCAAAATTTAGTCAATACAGCTGAGGGTTATATCAAAACGCCATTTGGTGATGAACATGGTATGACCGCGCTCCATGCGAATTCTATACTCAGCAATAGCGGTATCATCGATACCTATGGGAACGGATCAAATGGGATGTACATGAAGGTGGCATCAACTGGATACAATTACGGAACTATCACCGCTACGAATGATCTACGAGGGATCGGTATGCGCGCAGAAGCAGCTTCCACCGCGATTAATTACGGGACGATCATCAACAATGAACAGGGAAGGGGCATGAGCGCAGACGCAAGCACTATCGAGAATAGAGGCTCTGTTTTTACAAGATTGGCTGGTGCTTATGGCATGCATGGAGAATCGTCTTCCACGGTGACCAATCGTGGTACTATCACCACTCTAGGAGGCAACGCGTACGGTCTGAGTGGGATCGATTCTATCCTGACGAACAGCGGGACCATAACCAATTCTGATGCTCCAGGTCTTGTGGGAGGGCGGTCTATCATGAACAATAGCGGAACCATAACCGTTCAAGGGGCTACTACAGGGGCTATTTGGACGACGGCGTCTACTCTAACCAATAGTGGTACCATAGCAGGATACGGCCTAGGAGGGCGAGCCATAGTCGCTTCGACTAATTCTCAAATATATCTGAAGACCGGGACCACTATACTGGCTGGAAATGTTCATGACTTGGATGGGACCAATGCTTTGTATCTAGTAGGAAGCGGAACTGTAAACTTTAATATAACCGGTAACTGGGCCGAAATTCATAAGGCAGAAGTTGGAACATGGACATTAACTCAAAATGTTGTGGCACAAAAAATTTCACTGGACGATGGTACATTGGCTTTGAACTCAGGGGTGCGTCTCAGTGGAAGTACCTACAATCAAGCCGCAGGCAGCACTTTAGCTGTCAATCTGAATGGCGATGGAACGGTCCCTGTGACGGTGACCGGACTCGCCACTGTAGCGGGTAAGCTTGTCGTTGATGTTGATGGGAAAAATATGGTTGGAGATCAGACTATTATCGCAGCCGGTTCGGTCGCTGGGAATTTTGATTCAGTCGTCAGTCTGAATCCCAATTTTTCGCTCAGCACCCGCGTTGATGGGACCGATGTAAAACTCTCAACACCATATGCACCCAAATGGGACAACACGGCATTGAGCATGACTTCGATTCTGGCTTCCAACATGGCATTTATCCAGGTTCCCACGGCTCGTAGCCAAACCCTTTTGACCGCAAACGACAGGGAAGAGGAAGATGAGTACGTCATGGTCGCCTCCAATGGTCCGCTCGTCGATCTGGTCTCCCAAAAGCCCTCCAAGGAGCAGCGCTATGGGGTGTATGCAAAACCCATGTTCAGTATCAGCGAGCGAGACGCCTTTGGCTCTGCCCTTGGCTACGATGCCACGATGGTCGGGCTGGAAGTTGGCGCAGACACCTTTGTCAGCGATAATCTGCTGTTGGGGGCATTTGCAGGGTATGCCGCAACCGGCATCGACTTCAAAGGAAATGCTTTTGCGGAAAACGACACAGAGGATCAGAGTATCTATGTACTCGGCGCATATGGTGGATACCGCTTGAACGACTGGTCTTTTACCGACACCTTGAGCTTCTCATACGGTCAGCATGATTCCAAACGAAATGCAGGGCTGGGCGAAACAGCCAAGGGTGATTACAACAGCCAACTTATCGGTAATCAATTTCTCGCTTCATATAGAGGGATAGGAAATGACACTTGGACCCTCGCCCCTGAACTTGGACTCAACACCAGCTATTTCTATCGAGGCAGTTTTTCAGAAACCGATGCCACCAACGCAGCCACCTACGACAGTCTTGGTGCTCTCTTCATAGAAAGCGAAGTCGGCATGCGCCTGAGTGGTAATATCGTAACAGAGTCCGCCACCTTCCTTCCCTATGTAAAACTAAATTGGTCCCACGACCTGAATGGCAACGACATCACTGTACGCCAAACCCTCGGCGCGACCTCAGCGCAAGTCACCCAAGAAAATGACGATGACAATCTCAGTCTTAGTTTGGGGACATCAATCCGCAAAGGCAATACGTCATTCAACCTGGCATATACAGGAGAAGCCAGCCAGCACAGCCGTTCCCATAGCCTTTCCGCTATTGCTCGATATGAGTTTTAA
- a CDS encoding MarR family transcriptional regulator: MSSKQESINALTGKLMRIINKHSRIEELPIRTGRNIGLTAKEIHCLNAIGQQEGINIKGIGDVLGVTKSAASQMVGKLEKKGFARKEKALDNDKEILTYLTDTGWEAFDAHKEFHERHLNTLMKQLEEFPDTQLAVATVILTVVESAVDKRIAELFRE, from the coding sequence ATGAGTTCGAAACAAGAATCCATTAATGCCCTCACCGGCAAACTCATGCGCATTATTAACAAACACTCCCGTATTGAGGAGTTACCCATACGCACAGGCAGGAACATTGGGCTGACAGCAAAAGAGATTCACTGTCTAAACGCCATCGGCCAACAGGAAGGAATCAATATCAAGGGTATTGGTGACGTTCTCGGGGTCACTAAAAGCGCGGCATCCCAGATGGTCGGCAAACTGGAAAAAAAAGGGTTTGCCAGGAAGGAAAAGGCTCTGGACAACGACAAGGAAATCTTGACCTATCTCACTGACACAGGATGGGAAGCGTTTGACGCGCACAAGGAATTTCACGAACGTCATCTGAACACCCTTATGAAACAATTGGAAGAGTTCCCCGACACCCAGTTGGCAGTTGCAACAGTTATTCTTACCGTTGTTGAGTCTGCTGTGGATAAACGAATTGCCGAACTATTCAGAGAATAA
- a CDS encoding AEC family transporter, with product MENFLLLGICFVLGLAMRLAKVIDDRGPAALNAVIIYMSMPALALLYAHSLPLGVDLLLPAAMAWIVFGVGYGFFVLLGRRFGWDEKTVVCLTLCAGLGNTSFVGLPMIETFFGAEYIGVGMLCDTGGTFLALAIPGIILAAKVSGEKVSGLMVAKKVFLFPPFIAILLGIALQPIPYPDWLTGVLSRLGSTLSPLALLSVGMTLCLSALQGNVRELLLGLGYKLVLAPLLILVLYMVILGKTDVISQVTVFEAAMGPMVTGGIIAMSHGLRPSLAVALVGVGTLLCFVTLPVWYVVVQAL from the coding sequence ATGGAAAACTTTTTGTTGCTGGGTATTTGTTTTGTTCTAGGCCTTGCCATGCGTCTGGCCAAAGTGATCGATGACAGGGGACCGGCGGCTCTGAACGCGGTCATTATTTACATGTCCATGCCTGCATTGGCTTTGTTGTATGCCCACTCCCTGCCTCTGGGTGTGGATCTTCTGTTGCCTGCCGCCATGGCCTGGATCGTGTTCGGAGTAGGGTACGGTTTTTTTGTTTTGCTCGGTCGTCGATTCGGATGGGACGAAAAAACCGTGGTCTGTCTGACCTTGTGCGCCGGGCTTGGGAATACCTCGTTTGTGGGACTGCCCATGATCGAGACTTTTTTTGGCGCTGAATACATCGGTGTAGGCATGCTCTGTGATACGGGCGGCACTTTTCTGGCGTTGGCTATTCCAGGCATTATCCTTGCTGCCAAGGTCTCGGGTGAAAAAGTCAGTGGCTTGATGGTTGCGAAAAAGGTTTTTCTCTTTCCTCCCTTTATCGCCATACTCCTTGGAATCGCGCTTCAGCCTATTCCCTATCCCGATTGGCTGACAGGGGTGCTTTCCCGGCTTGGTTCAACGCTCAGCCCTCTGGCCCTGTTGTCCGTGGGCATGACCCTTTGTCTGAGTGCGCTTCAGGGCAATGTTCGCGAGTTGCTTCTGGGACTGGGGTACAAACTGGTGTTGGCTCCTCTCCTTATTCTTGTTCTGTATATGGTCATTCTTGGTAAAACAGATGTCATTTCGCAGGTGACAGTGTTTGAAGCCGCGATGGGACCGATGGTTACGGGCGGTATTATTGCCATGAGTCATGGGTTGCGGCCGTCTCTTGCAGTGGCTCTGGTTGGTGTCGGGACATTGTTGTGCTTTGTGACCCTGCCGGTCTGGTATGTGGTGGTACAGGCTTTGTAG